A region of Halalkaliarchaeum desulfuricum DNA encodes the following proteins:
- a CDS encoding DUF2240 family protein — MSLEIAVAVPFRQEGTDRLGRGEFVVALSLDRDWFSPDQAKRLVDIAQGRGLLAEEEGALRAQFEPSNVEVPEEFVPDESILREQSTFERVLDALTEAGVEKRDAVASINERQRRLGVANEAAAILVAREHGIQLDGIADRARSDLVGEDG; from the coding sequence ATGAGTCTCGAAATCGCCGTCGCGGTCCCGTTCCGTCAGGAGGGGACCGACCGGCTGGGGAGAGGCGAGTTCGTCGTCGCCCTCTCGCTGGATCGCGACTGGTTTTCCCCGGATCAGGCCAAGCGGCTCGTCGACATCGCGCAGGGCCGCGGTCTGCTCGCGGAGGAGGAGGGGGCGCTCCGAGCCCAGTTCGAACCCTCAAACGTCGAGGTGCCGGAAGAGTTCGTCCCCGACGAGTCGATACTTCGGGAGCAGTCTACGTTCGAACGGGTGCTCGATGCCCTGACCGAGGCAGGGGTCGAAAAGCGGGACGCCGTCGCCTCGATCAACGAGCGCCAGCGTCGGCTCGGCGTGGCGAACGAGGCGGCCGCGATACTCGTCGCACGCGAGCACGGGATCCAACTCGACGGGATCGCGGACCGTGCGCGAAGCGATCTGGTCGGGGAGGACGGGTGA
- a CDS encoding 4Fe-4S dicluster domain-containing protein, translating into MSEWIFYYDYNRCIGCHACSVSCNGFHELDVDQDDWRTVDHVSSGTGAAFEEVPISTSCMHCPDAPCVDVCPVDIIEKREEDGIVVHERDECISCFQCREACPYNAPTYPGDDQLMAKCNFCLGKGAGSAYGQPEKQSEADGGKKPSCVDNCVGGAIQAGPVDEMLELASDEAVQRYEDGEQNQRVIVEPMHKGTEDIDTLIETAVSEE; encoded by the coding sequence ATGTCCGAGTGGATCTTCTACTACGACTACAACAGGTGCATCGGTTGTCACGCCTGTTCGGTCTCGTGTAACGGGTTCCACGAACTCGACGTCGATCAGGACGACTGGCGGACCGTCGATCACGTCTCCAGCGGGACGGGAGCCGCCTTCGAGGAGGTCCCGATCTCCACGTCCTGTATGCACTGTCCGGACGCTCCCTGCGTGGACGTGTGCCCGGTCGACATCATCGAGAAGCGCGAGGAGGACGGCATCGTGGTCCACGAACGCGACGAGTGTATCTCCTGTTTCCAGTGTCGGGAGGCGTGCCCCTACAACGCGCCCACCTACCCCGGCGACGACCAGCTGATGGCAAAGTGCAACTTCTGTCTCGGCAAAGGCGCCGGGAGCGCGTACGGACAGCCGGAGAAACAGTCGGAAGCAGACGGCGGCAAAAAGCCGTCCTGTGTCGACAACTGCGTCGGCGGCGCGATCCAGGCAGGTCCAGTCGACGAGATGCTCGAACTCGCCTCCGACGAGGCGGTACAGCGGTACGAGGACGGCGAACAGAACCAGCGAGTGATCGTGGAACCGATGCACAAAGGGACCGAAGACATCGACACGCTCATCGAAACAGCCGTCTCGGAGGAGTAG
- a CDS encoding TorD/DmsD family molecular chaperone, with product MAVAPAHEATMATDDTQSIAELYALLSTCFQTPDRALVEAARTGTLYEQLVARTGSLGFRPERPPTDGFEGVPDLHEAYLRSFEGFEGAYAPPAESAYEQWWDGRDGGLLSGPAAVDMRRRFDAVEVDIPDRYPADHIALLLEYGGLLLEAAEIDAYVSFHEEHFDWIPDFHERVEETCEDPFYVWTVQVLSGTIEAVETQLLRTDQPDEHDG from the coding sequence ATGGCGGTCGCTCCAGCACACGAGGCCACGATGGCGACTGACGACACGCAGTCGATAGCCGAACTGTACGCGCTGCTGTCGACGTGCTTCCAGACTCCCGATCGCGCACTCGTCGAGGCTGCGAGGACTGGCACGCTCTACGAGCAACTGGTCGCTCGAACCGGATCGTTGGGGTTCCGACCCGAACGGCCCCCAACTGACGGGTTCGAAGGGGTTCCAGACCTGCACGAGGCGTATCTGCGGAGCTTCGAGGGGTTCGAGGGAGCGTATGCGCCACCGGCGGAATCCGCATACGAACAGTGGTGGGACGGTCGCGACGGGGGGCTCCTCTCCGGACCGGCGGCAGTGGACATGCGCCGCCGGTTCGACGCTGTCGAGGTCGATATCCCCGATCGATATCCGGCCGACCACATCGCGCTGCTGCTGGAGTACGGTGGCCTCCTGCTCGAGGCCGCCGAGATCGACGCATACGTGTCGTTCCACGAGGAGCACTTCGATTGGATTCCCGACTTTCACGAACGGGTCGAGGAGACCTGCGAGGACCCGTTTTACGTCTGGACCGTTCAGGTCCTTTCGGGGACAATCGAAGCCGTCGAAACCCAACTGCTTCGAACAGATCAGCCGGATGAACACGACGGATAA
- a CDS encoding universal stress protein produces the protein MSSLLDRVVIPVAGPEDAANTYESFRPQVVDPDGTVDTDVEIHVVYVVKKAGGAPDKAGVEQREEHARDAFDRIGMLAGADGLEIDSEIRYSTDVADAIIEYAGEVDASAIAFTSRGTGKWLNLITGGVRSSLLLNADRPVVVLPTDMEE, from the coding sequence ATGAGCTCACTTCTGGATCGCGTCGTGATCCCGGTGGCCGGCCCCGAGGACGCCGCAAACACCTACGAGTCGTTCAGGCCGCAGGTCGTCGACCCGGACGGAACCGTCGACACAGACGTGGAAATACACGTCGTCTACGTCGTGAAGAAAGCCGGCGGTGCGCCCGACAAAGCGGGCGTCGAACAGCGAGAGGAGCACGCACGGGACGCGTTCGACCGGATCGGGATGCTCGCTGGGGCCGACGGGCTCGAGATCGACTCGGAGATCCGCTACAGCACTGATGTCGCCGACGCGATCATCGAGTACGCTGGCGAGGTTGACGCCTCAGCGATCGCGTTCACCTCACGGGGAACCGGCAAGTGGCTGAACCTGATTACGGGAGGCGTTCGAAGCTCTCTGCTTTTGAACGCCGACCGGCCGGTCGTGGTGTTGCCGACCGACATGGAGGAGTGA
- a CDS encoding TorD/DmsD family molecular chaperone: protein MNQQSRDELLAGAERRGNSYKFLSACYRLPDEEWRETMNAARDAALHPSLEELVGTTPPEREDLRVDYAKLFVGPFEVLAPPYGSVYMEQHGRAMGDSTLDVERRYRQEGLDIDLEEPADHVVAELEFMYYLVVSEAEAIGGDDPETGLEYLEKQQSFLETHLGNWIGAFANNVVENADTEFYRTLGEETAPFVEEDLSRIRDRIDRLDAETPE, encoded by the coding sequence ATGAACCAACAATCCAGGGACGAACTGCTGGCCGGGGCGGAACGCCGAGGGAACTCCTACAAGTTCCTCTCGGCGTGCTACCGCCTCCCGGACGAGGAGTGGCGGGAGACGATGAACGCGGCACGGGACGCGGCGTTGCACCCGAGCCTTGAAGAGTTGGTCGGGACGACCCCGCCCGAGCGCGAGGACCTACGGGTCGATTACGCCAAGCTGTTCGTCGGTCCGTTCGAAGTGCTCGCGCCGCCGTACGGCTCGGTGTACATGGAACAACACGGCAGGGCGATGGGCGACTCGACCCTGGATGTCGAGCGCAGATATCGACAGGAAGGGCTGGACATCGATCTCGAAGAGCCGGCCGATCACGTCGTCGCAGAACTGGAGTTCATGTACTACCTCGTCGTGAGCGAGGCGGAGGCGATCGGCGGCGACGATCCCGAGACGGGCCTCGAGTATCTGGAGAAACAGCAGTCGTTCCTCGAGACCCACCTCGGAAACTGGATCGGAGCGTTCGCAAACAACGTCGTCGAGAACGCCGACACCGAGTTCTACCGGACGCTCGGCGAGGAGACGGCGCCGTTCGTCGAAGAAGACCTGAGCCGGATCCGCGACCGGATCGATCGACTCGACGCCGAAACTCCGGAGTAG
- a CDS encoding molybdopterin-dependent oxidoreductase has protein sequence MSKANNDTAAEQREKDGGLPTDRRGFLKLGAVGVAGAAATPQLSALAEAAEADEPVFSPRDALAEETGEWRASTCAGCTSWCASEILVDDGRALKVRGNSNSQIHGVANCPRKHLGIQQLYDPDRVTQPMRRTNPNKGPDEDPEFEVITWEEAIEEIADHIMMLRENQETHKAMVTRGRYTYLRPILYSHFPAIVGTPNNISHSAICAEAEKFGPYYTEGEWAYRQYDIENTDYVIAWGADPINSNRQVSYYSSAWGDMLDDTDVAVVEPRLSATAAMADEFLPVEPGEDGAVAVAMAHVILTEGLWCREFVGEFDDGENRFVEGEEVDPDTFEESENSTGVVDWWNEELKDKTPEWAEEQSGVPADQIERVAVDFGEAGPNALVWMGGGPVMQVRGSYTSMAVHALNGLVGSAGNEGGTLYSPPDGTASLPGADDFIDDVAQQGLDYIDEHSDEVSGDKIDQRGAKDQPVLKEGKSGGGVVTNNAADGILEEDPMEIKFLLSYWNNFAFSNPENQRWIEALSKLEGDEYLHVTVETNPSETAWFADIVLPATHHQFERWGQLRSTAARRRSINLHQPVLADDPDDPEDVLENGRLWNVKSDETEIVYMIADELADRGFTEMLDYCEQYADPETGQAPSDEYDDRELRAQAFSRNAIKLRTQPMWDPEVDHPGGDDYDGWEEFREAGIWNSDEWEYRHRWPSEGGEFATETGTFEFYSETLEEALGGHADRYDTDVDDILETCNYLAREDDEDAPHPFLPHYEEPYIHGEDDYDFEFVDHKARLNREGRSANTEWYQEFGDADPGDEPGVDVVKLHPDDAADLGIDDGDEVVIESPVGEIECTAKLWQGVQPGTVAKTFGQGHWAYGRTAAEVFGEEAKGGNNNLLIPADYDRLSGSSVFYGCVKVNVEPK, from the coding sequence ATGTCAAAAGCAAACAACGACACCGCGGCCGAACAGCGCGAGAAAGACGGCGGCCTGCCGACCGACCGCAGAGGGTTCCTCAAACTCGGCGCAGTGGGCGTTGCGGGGGCCGCAGCGACACCGCAACTGTCCGCGCTCGCCGAGGCAGCGGAGGCGGACGAGCCGGTGTTTTCGCCCCGGGACGCCCTCGCAGAGGAGACCGGAGAGTGGCGCGCCTCCACGTGTGCGGGCTGTACCTCGTGGTGTGCCTCCGAGATCCTGGTCGACGACGGGCGTGCACTGAAAGTCCGCGGGAACTCGAATTCCCAGATTCACGGTGTCGCCAACTGTCCCCGCAAGCACCTGGGCATCCAGCAGCTATACGACCCCGACAGGGTCACCCAGCCGATGCGACGGACCAACCCGAACAAGGGCCCCGACGAGGATCCCGAGTTCGAGGTCATCACCTGGGAGGAGGCGATCGAGGAGATCGCCGATCACATCATGATGCTCCGAGAGAACCAGGAGACCCACAAGGCGATGGTCACCCGCGGCCGGTATACGTACCTCCGGCCGATCCTCTACAGTCACTTCCCCGCGATTGTCGGTACTCCGAACAACATTTCCCACAGTGCGATCTGTGCTGAGGCCGAGAAATTCGGCCCCTACTACACCGAAGGCGAGTGGGCGTACCGCCAGTACGACATTGAGAACACAGACTACGTGATCGCATGGGGCGCAGACCCGATCAACTCCAACCGACAGGTCTCCTACTACTCCAGCGCATGGGGCGACATGCTGGACGACACCGACGTCGCAGTCGTGGAACCGCGTCTGAGTGCCACCGCCGCCATGGCCGACGAGTTCCTCCCGGTCGAACCCGGCGAGGACGGTGCAGTCGCCGTCGCGATGGCTCACGTGATCCTCACTGAGGGACTCTGGTGCCGCGAGTTCGTGGGCGAGTTCGACGACGGCGAAAACCGGTTCGTCGAGGGTGAGGAGGTCGACCCCGACACCTTCGAGGAGTCCGAAAACAGCACCGGTGTGGTCGACTGGTGGAATGAGGAACTGAAGGACAAAACCCCCGAGTGGGCCGAAGAGCAGTCCGGCGTGCCAGCCGACCAGATCGAGCGGGTCGCCGTCGACTTCGGCGAGGCAGGTCCGAACGCTCTCGTGTGGATGGGCGGCGGTCCAGTCATGCAGGTCCGGGGCAGCTACACCAGCATGGCGGTCCACGCCCTCAACGGGCTGGTTGGCTCCGCCGGCAACGAAGGCGGCACACTGTACTCCCCGCCGGACGGCACCGCTAGCCTCCCTGGCGCCGACGACTTCATCGACGACGTCGCCCAGCAGGGGCTCGACTACATCGATGAGCACAGCGACGAGGTGTCCGGCGACAAGATCGACCAGCGCGGCGCCAAGGACCAGCCTGTCCTCAAGGAAGGGAAATCCGGCGGCGGCGTCGTGACCAACAACGCCGCTGACGGGATCCTGGAGGAGGACCCGATGGAGATCAAGTTCCTGCTGTCGTACTGGAACAACTTCGCGTTCTCCAACCCCGAGAACCAGCGCTGGATCGAGGCACTGTCGAAGCTCGAGGGCGACGAATATCTCCACGTCACCGTCGAGACCAACCCGAGCGAAACGGCGTGGTTCGCCGACATCGTGCTCCCGGCGACCCACCACCAGTTCGAACGGTGGGGCCAGCTCCGCAGCACGGCAGCGCGCCGCCGGTCGATCAACCTCCACCAGCCGGTGCTGGCCGACGACCCCGACGACCCGGAGGATGTCCTCGAGAACGGCCGCCTCTGGAACGTCAAAAGCGACGAGACGGAGATCGTCTACATGATCGCCGACGAGCTGGCCGATCGCGGGTTCACCGAGATGCTCGACTACTGTGAGCAGTACGCGGACCCCGAGACCGGCCAGGCTCCAAGCGACGAGTACGACGACCGGGAGCTCCGTGCGCAGGCGTTCTCCCGGAACGCGATCAAGCTACGCACCCAGCCGATGTGGGATCCCGAGGTCGATCACCCTGGTGGTGACGACTACGACGGCTGGGAGGAGTTCAGGGAGGCCGGCATCTGGAACTCCGACGAGTGGGAGTACCGGCACCGCTGGCCCTCCGAAGGCGGCGAGTTCGCCACCGAGACGGGCACCTTCGAGTTCTACAGCGAGACGCTCGAAGAGGCGCTCGGGGGACACGCCGACCGCTACGACACGGACGTCGACGACATCCTCGAGACGTGTAACTACCTGGCCCGGGAGGACGACGAGGACGCACCACACCCATTCCTTCCGCACTACGAGGAGCCGTACATCCACGGCGAGGACGACTACGACTTCGAGTTCGTCGACCACAAAGCCCGGCTCAACAGGGAGGGACGGTCGGCGAACACCGAGTGGTATCAGGAGTTCGGCGACGCCGACCCCGGTGACGAACCCGGGGTGGACGTCGTCAAGCTCCACCCGGACGACGCTGCCGATCTCGGCATCGACGACGGCGACGAGGTGGTGATCGAGTCGCCCGTCGGCGAGATCGAGTGCACCGCAAAACTCTGGCAGGGTGTCCAGCCCGGAACCGTCGCGAAGACGTTCGGGCAGGGCCACTGGGCGTACGGCCGCACCGCCGCCGAGGTGTTCGGCGAGGAGGCGAAGGGCGGGAACAACAACCTCCTGATCCCGGCCGACTACGACCGCCTGAGCGGGAGCTCGGTGTTCTACGGCTGCGTCAAAGTTAACGTGGAGCCGAAGTAA
- a CDS encoding 4Fe-4S dicluster domain-containing protein — protein sequence MSKSTQDGETDGEETRGTIRRLAAIGGAAVGTASAGCLGMFELPEEERYVGRSDPPDPDIDPEPDPDPDEVEEPDVELGMVIDLQRCCGCQACNIACKSENNVQQGFAWADRLTVTEGEFPDTSYEFIPTLCNHCDDAPCIDVCPVAGEALYKGPGGITMQNRDACIGCQQCVPACPYDAIEFFQGEQYDFWRNDDRLMEGTATPQEVTEAVGDRVPPYQNPSRDSLEGHYADRADADGAMDAGVAEKCEFCVSRVTQGELPACVEACPSDARIFGDMNDEDSSVSQVLDEHEARVVDEWYDEDFGTEPRVKYIREFDGSEAGEPLGVGKGEVPELD from the coding sequence ATGAGCAAGTCAACACAAGATGGAGAAACGGACGGAGAAGAGACGCGTGGAACGATACGGCGGCTCGCCGCTATCGGTGGCGCCGCCGTTGGAACGGCCAGTGCTGGCTGTCTCGGGATGTTCGAACTCCCCGAAGAGGAGCGGTACGTGGGTCGATCTGACCCACCGGATCCAGACATCGATCCCGAACCCGATCCCGATCCCGATGAGGTCGAGGAGCCCGACGTCGAACTCGGGATGGTCATCGACCTCCAGCGGTGCTGTGGCTGTCAGGCGTGTAACATCGCCTGCAAGAGCGAGAACAATGTCCAGCAGGGGTTCGCATGGGCCGACCGACTCACGGTCACCGAAGGGGAGTTCCCGGACACCAGCTACGAGTTCATTCCCACGCTGTGTAACCACTGCGATGACGCCCCCTGCATAGACGTGTGCCCCGTCGCCGGCGAGGCCCTTTATAAGGGACCGGGCGGCATCACGATGCAGAACCGCGACGCGTGTATCGGGTGCCAGCAGTGTGTCCCTGCCTGTCCCTACGACGCGATCGAGTTCTTCCAGGGAGAACAGTACGACTTCTGGCGCAACGACGACCGCCTCATGGAGGGGACCGCGACGCCACAGGAAGTCACCGAAGCAGTCGGCGATCGCGTCCCCCCGTACCAGAACCCTTCGAGGGACTCACTGGAGGGACACTATGCCGACCGCGCCGATGCAGACGGTGCCATGGACGCAGGAGTCGCCGAGAAGTGCGAGTTCTGCGTCTCCAGGGTCACCCAGGGCGAACTCCCTGCCTGTGTCGAGGCGTGTCCCAGCGACGCGCGGATCTTCGGCGACATGAACGACGAAGACAGCTCGGTGAGCCAGGTGCTCGACGAGCACGAGGCCCGCGTCGTCGACGAATGGTACGACGAGGACTTCGGTACCGAACCCAGGGTAAAATACATCCGCGAGTTCGACGGGAGCGAGGCCGGCGAACCGCTCGGCGTCGGAAAGGGTGAGGTTCCGGAACTCGACTGA
- a CDS encoding helix-turn-helix domain-containing protein — translation MNTTDNRSDSSDGATRITVTVPESSETEELLRCLLGHSELVDEGQIHLSIGDSRSVQTVVVAELTHKQRQAVLTADELGYYDTPRSGTLGDVAAELEISDSAASSRLKTVERKLVSALAEELRE, via the coding sequence ATGAACACGACGGATAATCGATCGGATTCGAGCGACGGAGCCACTCGCATTACGGTCACCGTTCCCGAATCGTCGGAAACCGAGGAGTTGCTACGCTGTCTGCTGGGACACAGCGAACTCGTCGACGAAGGGCAGATCCACCTGTCGATTGGGGATTCCCGTAGCGTCCAGACGGTGGTCGTGGCGGAGCTCACCCACAAGCAACGCCAGGCAGTTTTGACCGCAGACGAACTCGGTTACTACGACACTCCCCGGAGTGGTACCCTCGGTGACGTCGCCGCCGAACTCGAGATCTCGGACTCGGCTGCGTCCAGCCGACTCAAAACCGTCGAGCGAAAACTCGTGTCGGCGCTGGCGGAGGAACTCAGGGAGTAG
- the pyk gene encoding pyruvate kinase: MRNAKIVCTLGPASDDRRTIRELARAGMSVARLNASHGTTDHRADIIDRIREVDDATAEPVATMVDLQGPEVRTATLEEPIQLESGSTVRFFEGETATPEEIGLSVSIATATPGDTVLLDDGKIEATVEDVDGPDVFARIDSGGKLGGRKGVNVPGVDLGLELITADDEAELQLAARKDADFVAASFVRDAEDVYAISDYLEDDCGADIPIVAKIERAGAVENLAGIVDAADGVMVARGDLGVECPLEDVPMIQKRTIRLAIERGVPVITATEMLDSMVHSPRPTRAEASDVANAVLDGTDAVMLSGETAVGDHPVAVVETMDRIVRQIEGSEEYTETRESRVPAAQRESRTEALSRSARYLARDIGAAAIVAVSESGYTARKTAKFRPGVPVVATTPDDRVRRQLALSWGVQPKYADYAEGIEEILDNAVEAALSAGAAESGDTVVVLSGMMTEVEGTNTTNMLKVHVAAEAVATGKRIVGGRVAAPVVRTADGDLTEIEGGTLLALDADFDGEFEGDVRKLAGIVDARPGMTGYPAVVARELGIPMVSGAPLPDRIADGTVLTLDAERGVVYEGDVTVDAVRR, from the coding sequence ATGCGCAACGCCAAGATCGTCTGTACGCTCGGGCCGGCCTCCGACGACCGGAGGACGATCCGAGAACTCGCCCGGGCGGGCATGTCGGTCGCCCGGCTCAACGCCAGCCACGGGACGACCGACCATCGGGCCGACATCATCGACAGGATCCGGGAGGTCGACGACGCCACCGCTGAGCCAGTAGCGACCATGGTCGACCTCCAGGGACCCGAAGTCAGGACGGCAACGCTGGAGGAACCGATTCAGCTCGAATCGGGATCGACCGTCCGCTTTTTCGAAGGGGAGACCGCAACGCCGGAGGAGATCGGGCTGTCGGTGTCGATCGCGACGGCAACCCCAGGTGACACGGTACTGCTCGACGACGGAAAGATCGAGGCGACTGTCGAAGACGTCGACGGGCCGGACGTGTTCGCACGGATCGACTCCGGCGGGAAGCTGGGCGGCCGCAAGGGAGTGAACGTGCCGGGCGTGGATCTCGGCCTCGAACTCATCACAGCAGACGACGAGGCGGAGCTCCAGCTCGCCGCCAGGAAGGACGCCGACTTCGTCGCCGCGTCGTTCGTCCGGGATGCAGAGGACGTGTACGCTATCTCCGATTATCTCGAGGACGACTGTGGTGCAGACATCCCGATCGTCGCGAAGATCGAGCGCGCCGGCGCCGTGGAGAACCTCGCGGGAATCGTCGACGCCGCCGACGGCGTAATGGTCGCCAGAGGTGACCTCGGCGTGGAGTGTCCCCTCGAGGACGTCCCGATGATCCAAAAGCGGACGATCCGTCTGGCGATCGAACGTGGGGTGCCAGTGATCACCGCCACGGAGATGCTCGACTCGATGGTGCACTCGCCGCGTCCGACCCGTGCAGAGGCGTCGGACGTCGCAAACGCGGTGCTGGACGGCACCGACGCGGTGATGCTGTCGGGTGAGACTGCAGTCGGCGATCACCCGGTTGCGGTCGTGGAGACGATGGATCGAATCGTCCGCCAGATCGAAGGCAGCGAAGAGTACACCGAGACCCGTGAGAGCCGGGTCCCGGCGGCACAGCGGGAGTCGCGGACCGAGGCGCTGTCTCGTTCGGCCAGGTATCTCGCCCGCGACATCGGCGCAGCTGCTATCGTCGCCGTCTCGGAGTCGGGATACACCGCCCGAAAGACGGCGAAGTTCCGGCCCGGAGTGCCTGTCGTTGCCACCACTCCCGACGACCGGGTCCGTCGCCAACTCGCACTCTCGTGGGGGGTGCAGCCGAAATACGCCGACTACGCCGAGGGAATCGAGGAAATCCTCGACAACGCGGTCGAGGCGGCCCTCTCTGCGGGCGCCGCCGAGAGCGGCGACACCGTCGTCGTCCTGTCGGGGATGATGACCGAGGTGGAGGGGACGAACACGACGAACATGCTGAAAGTCCACGTCGCCGCCGAGGCAGTCGCGACGGGCAAGCGGATCGTGGGCGGCCGGGTCGCCGCACCGGTGGTTCGAACCGCCGACGGCGACCTCACCGAAATCGAGGGAGGGACGTTGCTGGCACTCGATGCGGATTTCGACGGGGAGTTCGAGGGCGACGTCAGGAAACTCGCCGGAATCGTCGACGCCCGACCGGGCATGACGGGCTATCCGGCGGTCGTCGCCAGGGAACTGGGTATCCCCATGGTGTCGGGCGCGCCGCTTCCCGACCGGATCGCCGACGGAACGGTGCTCACGCTCGATGCCGAACGCGGGGTCGTCTACGAGGGTGACGTGACGGTCGATGCGGTCCGACGATAG
- a CDS encoding phosphoribosylamine--glycine ligase encodes MNASDTKRFLFCSLDAALITDLAWQVHREGHDVKYYIEAESDREIGDGFVPKTDDWRADVEWADVIVFDDIWVGNEVGTGKLAQDLRKEGHAVVGGTPNTDRLEEDRGYAMEVLEEHGVNTIEHREFTDFEEGIQFVRENPAPYVIKPLGEVQNVKRLLYVGRDDDGSDVIDVLRAYKKAWGHRMKGFQLQRKVDGVEIATCGFFDGEEFIDEVNFNFEHKRLFPGNIGPQTGEMGTSMFWAGQNKLFAETFGKLEGWLAEEGYVGSIDLNCIVNANGIYPLEFTPRFGYPTITLQEESLESSTGQFFYDLAHGTDPELEVHNGFQVAIRVVLPPFPFDDEKTYDENSRNAAVVFETDSREGIHLEDTKKVDGQWRAAGESGMPLVVTGKGETMQEAREQCYGRVDDIVIPNLYYRDDVGERWMDGEGDRLQAWGYLGPMP; translated from the coding sequence ATGAACGCCTCCGACACCAAGCGCTTTCTGTTTTGCTCCCTGGACGCCGCGTTGATCACCGACCTCGCGTGGCAAGTTCACAGGGAGGGTCACGACGTCAAGTACTACATCGAAGCGGAAAGTGACAGGGAGATCGGCGACGGGTTTGTCCCGAAAACAGACGACTGGCGCGCGGACGTCGAGTGGGCCGACGTCATTGTCTTCGACGACATCTGGGTCGGTAACGAGGTCGGCACCGGGAAACTCGCACAGGACCTTCGCAAGGAGGGACACGCCGTTGTCGGGGGGACACCGAACACCGACCGACTCGAGGAGGACCGCGGCTACGCGATGGAGGTGCTGGAGGAACACGGGGTAAATACGATCGAACACCGGGAATTCACCGACTTCGAGGAGGGAATCCAGTTCGTCCGAGAAAATCCGGCCCCCTACGTCATCAAACCGCTCGGGGAGGTTCAAAACGTCAAGCGGCTGCTGTACGTCGGTCGCGACGACGACGGGAGCGACGTGATCGACGTTTTGCGTGCCTACAAGAAAGCGTGGGGACACCGGATGAAGGGCTTTCAACTTCAGCGCAAGGTCGACGGCGTCGAAATCGCCACCTGTGGCTTCTTCGACGGGGAGGAGTTCATCGACGAGGTGAACTTCAACTTCGAGCACAAGCGGCTCTTCCCGGGAAACATCGGCCCGCAGACCGGCGAAATGGGGACGTCGATGTTCTGGGCGGGACAGAACAAACTGTTTGCCGAAACGTTCGGCAAACTGGAGGGGTGGCTGGCCGAGGAGGGCTACGTGGGAAGCATCGACCTCAACTGCATCGTCAACGCCAACGGGATCTACCCGCTGGAGTTCACGCCCCGCTTTGGCTATCCGACGATCACGCTCCAGGAGGAGTCCCTCGAATCTTCGACCGGGCAGTTCTTCTACGATCTCGCTCACGGAACCGATCCCGAACTGGAGGTCCACAACGGGTTCCAGGTGGCGATCCGCGTCGTTTTGCCGCCGTTCCCGTTCGACGACGAGAAGACGTACGACGAGAACTCGCGAAACGCGGCTGTGGTCTTCGAAACCGACAGCCGAGAGGGGATCCACCTCGAGGACACGAAAAAGGTCGACGGGCAGTGGCGAGCCGCGGGGGAAAGCGGGATGCCCCTCGTCGTCACCGGAAAGGGGGAGACGATGCAGGAGGCCCGAGAGCAGTGTTACGGACGCGTCGACGACATCGTGATCCCGAACCTCTACTACCGCGACGACGTCGGCGAGCGCTGGATGGATGGCGAGGGGGATCGGCTGCAGGCGTGGGGATATCTCGGACCGATGCCGTGA